In Pongo pygmaeus isolate AG05252 chromosome 13, NHGRI_mPonPyg2-v2.0_pri, whole genome shotgun sequence, one genomic interval encodes:
- the LOC129043927 gene encoding putative uncharacterized protein GSN-AS1, translated as MTHPLPHDSHTSGAPPLVNKSGDLANGPPFFSPLQSLREEFLYLLFMGTLLFYRRATKALRGKATLLKSHSKQAARPGWGPGIQAPSPLPASSPQDHSRLTSLSRTRKEQRRTLSLIRKTSGTPTESTVATAAVSTTEVPSRLPWAARVGFKRRIGVCIALPT; from the coding sequence ATGACTCATCCGCTTCCCCATGACTCACACACCTCAGGTGCTCCTCCTCTGGTCAACAAGTCTGGAGACTTGGCAAATGGACCCCCATTTTTCTCACCTCTCCAAAGCCTCCGGGAAGAATTCCTGTACCTCCTCTTTATGGGGACTCTACTCTTCTACAGAAGAGCCACCAAGGCCTTGAGAGGGAAAGCAACTctcctaaagtcacacagcaagcaaGCAGCACGGCCAGGGTGGGGGCCAGGCATCCAGGCACCGAGCCCACTCCCGGCCTCCTCCCCACAAGATCACTCTCGCCTGACCTCCCTCTCAAGGACAAGAAAGGAGCAGAGACGCACTCTGAGCCTTATTAGGAAGACCTCAGGGACTCCCACTGAATCCACTGTGGCTACAGCGGCTGTTTCCACCACTGAAGTCCCCTCCAGGCTTCCCTGGGCAGCCAGGGTGGGGTTTAAGAGGAGGATAGGTGTCTGCATTGCTCTACCTACCTAA